One part of the Salmo salar chromosome ssa10, Ssal_v3.1, whole genome shotgun sequence genome encodes these proteins:
- the LOC106613533 gene encoding galectin-3-binding protein A — protein sequence MSGEYCLISCVLLLMVSLSVGVQNGDMRLVGGELAVEGRVEIYYNGQWGTVCDDNWDIAEAQVVCRYLNYPGALTAVVGGIYGQGSGPIWMDDLNCEGTEKDLSHCLFKGWGVTDCQHAEDAGVVCERESSRNNSRVYTLDHNTGLGNRMGALFDSGRDCDFDIMVRVANSTVETICVHKLIVTLDPNASILNATQEENLSNLNLDVSLNCRPHVTDFLRYLYTWQINVTMSSAQCIHKMASNWGLKQLQEAAGRLFTWLLPDDASFQTQTSLYEYSVHTGDPVLQETCLRYLAWNCESLIRSPAWTGLALGTVKTLLARSDVVVPDEAFLLKGLEDWVLEQGNSSTHEDQVAILDHIRFPMIAAEDLFNLKAKSELYMDQQERYNAGMLQGFQFNALPFQTLAGGLLLKKVEYTPRIYTGKPWSFTFSSKDVTTFRYIGHYSHSGQNLNSLSANFDSPVHNSAFFSLFKKLNWNTRVFIHNHECSNSGILCPSLPMVSLTAQNNRELPQEYQDSIRYLNKVVLMCEGEFVFHVQDFASTIGNGGNQAQIPANITAGQAYPCHSDQFSYRVVVQPVYTTEIKDN from the exons ATGTCAGGGGAGTATTGCCTAATTTCCTGTGTCCTTCTGCTCATGGTCAGCTTGTCTGTGG GGGTACAGAATGGGGACATGAGGCTGGTGGGGGGTGAGCTGGCCGTGGAGGGCCGTGTGGAGATCTACTATAATGGACAGTGGGGGACCGTGTGTGATGACAACTGGGACATTGCTGAGGCACAGGTGGTGTGTCGCTATCTCAACTACCCTGGTGCTCTCACTGCTGTGGTGGGTGGGATATACGGACAAG GATCTGGTCCTATCTGGATGGATGATCTAAACTGTGAGGGGACAGAGAAAGACTTGTCCCACTGTCTCTTCAAAGGCTGGGGGGTTACTGACTGTCAGCATGCTGAGGATGCCGGTGTGGTCTGTGAAAGAG AATCGTCTCGGAATAACAGTCGCGTCTACACCCTGGACCACAACACAGGCCTCGGTAACCGCATGGGGGCGCTGTTTGACAGTGGACGCGACTGCGACTTTGACATCATGGTGCGGGTTGCAAACAGCACTGTGGAAACCATCTGTGTTCACAAGCTGATTGTCACTCTGGACCCAAATGCCTCCATCTTAAACGCCACACAAGAGGAGAACCTCAGTAACCTCAACCTAGACGTCAGCCTCAACTGCCGGCCACATGTCACCGACTTCCTGAG GTATCTGTACACGTGGCAGATTAACGTGACCATGTCCTCTGCCCAGTGCATCCACAAGATGGCGTCCAACTGGGGTCTGAAGCAGCTTCAGGAGGCGGCAGGGAGGCTCTTCACCTGGCTGCTCCCCGATGATGCCTCCTTCCAGACCCAGACCTCTCTGTACGAGTACTCAGTCCACACAGGGGACCCAGTTCTGCAGGAAACCTGTCTGCGCTACCTTGCCTGGAACTGTGAGTCACTGATCCGTTCCCCAGCCTGGACTGGTCTTGCCCTGGGCACAGTAAAGACCCTTCTAGCCCGTTCAGACGTGGTAGTGCCAGATGAGGCCTTCCTCCTAAAGGGTTTGGAGGACTGGGTGTTGGAACAGGGTAACTCGTCCACCCACGAAGACCAGGTCGCCATTTTGGACCACATCCGTTTTCCCATGATCGCTGCTGAAGATTTGTTCAACCTCAAAGCCAAGTCTGAACTGTACATGGACCAACAAGAGCGTTATAATGCCGGCATGTTGCAGGGCTTTCAGTTCAATGCACTACCCTTCCAGACGCTAGCTGGGGGCCTCCTCCTTAAAAAGGTGGAATACACACCCAGGATCTACACTGGCAAGCCATGGAGCTTCACTTTCAGCTCAAAGGATGTCACCACGTTCCGATACATCGGACACTATTCCCACTCAGGCCAGAACCTCAACAGCCTCAGTGCCAACTTTGACAGCCCTGTGCACAACAGTGCCTTTTTTTCCCTGTTCAAAAAGCTAAACTGGAACACCAGGGTCTTTATCCACAACCATGAATGCTCAAACAGCGGTATCCTCTGTCCGTCGCTGCCGATGGTCTCGCTAACTGCCCAGAATAACAGGGAGTTGCCCCAAGAGTATCAGGACAGCATCCGCTACCTCAACAAGGTTGTCCTGATGTGTGAAGGGGAGTTTGTATTCCATGTCCAGGATTTTGCATCCACAATTGGCAATGGCGGCAATCAGGCCCAGATCCCAGCAAACATCACTGCGGGCCAGGCCTATCCGTGCCACTCAGACCAGTTCTCCTACCGTGTGGTGGTTCAGCCTGTGTACACCACCGAGATCAAGGACAATTAG